One Epinephelus fuscoguttatus linkage group LG10, E.fuscoguttatus.final_Chr_v1 genomic window carries:
- the LOC125895539 gene encoding regulator of G-protein signaling 8-like isoform X2, whose product MAPVDDVVAWGESIDHLLECKTGQLVFEDFLRTEYSEENLLFWLACEDYKKMTSKTEMTVAAKRIYTEFVQVDAPRQINIDCVTRGEISENLSQPEPNCFDRAQRLIYALMENDCYPRFLKSEMYQGLLEQAERH is encoded by the exons GGCTCCTGTTGATGATGTTGTGGCATGGGGAGAGTCAATCGACCATCTTCTGGAGTGCAAAA CAGGCCAGCTGGTGTTTGAGGACTTCTTGAGGACAGAATACAGTGAAGAGAACCTTTTATTTTGGCTGGCCTGTGAAGACTACAAGAAAATGACCAGCAAGACAGAAATGACGGTTGCTGCCAAAAGGATCTACACAGAGTTTGTCCAAGTTGATGCGCCTAGACAG ATAAACATTGACTGTGTGACGAGAGGAGAAATCAGTGAAAATCTCTCTCAGCCGGAGCCAAATTGCTTCGACAGGGCGCAGAGACTGATATACGCTCTGATGGAAAACGACTGTTATCCGCGATTTCTGAAATCAGAAATGTACCAAGGTCTCCTGGAACAGGCTGAACGGCATTGA
- the LOC125895539 gene encoding regulator of G-protein signaling 8-like isoform X1 — protein sequence MLAPVDDVVAWGESIDHLLECKTGQLVFEDFLRTEYSEENLLFWLACEDYKKMTSKTEMTVAAKRIYTEFVQVDAPRQINIDCVTRGEISENLSQPEPNCFDRAQRLIYALMENDCYPRFLKSEMYQGLLEQAERH from the exons GGCTCCTGTTGATGATGTTGTGGCATGGGGAGAGTCAATCGACCATCTTCTGGAGTGCAAAA CAGGCCAGCTGGTGTTTGAGGACTTCTTGAGGACAGAATACAGTGAAGAGAACCTTTTATTTTGGCTGGCCTGTGAAGACTACAAGAAAATGACCAGCAAGACAGAAATGACGGTTGCTGCCAAAAGGATCTACACAGAGTTTGTCCAAGTTGATGCGCCTAGACAG ATAAACATTGACTGTGTGACGAGAGGAGAAATCAGTGAAAATCTCTCTCAGCCGGAGCCAAATTGCTTCGACAGGGCGCAGAGACTGATATACGCTCTGATGGAAAACGACTGTTATCCGCGATTTCTGAAATCAGAAATGTACCAAGGTCTCCTGGAACAGGCTGAACGGCATTGA